The genome window TCGCGATACGCCGCGAGCATCTGGCGTTCCAGATCCTGGAAGGCCTTCGCGAAGTGCGTGAGCCTGAGCTCGGTGCCGGTGTAGAGCGACAACCGCAACTCGTAGTCCGCCGTCGTGAATCGGTCGATGTCACCGAGGTCGAAGGCGGTCGACGGACCGGCACCCGGCACGAGGGTCAGCGTGCTCTCATCGAAGGAGACCTGGCAGGGGCCGTCCTGCACGGCTCCCTGGCCAGGGACGAGATACGCGAATCGACCGGAGAAGGACGGCATGACAGGCGTCCGCGACCGGAACTAGCCGGCCTTCTGTCCGCACTCGGGACAGAATCGCGCCCTGGCTTCCATCTTCGTCCCGCAGCGCGGGCACTCGTTCTTCGGGCGCAAGGCCTTGCCGCATTCGGGGCAGAACTTCGCGCCTTCCGTACGTGCGCCGCAGGCCGGACACAAGGCGGACGCATCGCTCGTGAGGTCGAGGTCCTTGGTGAGGTCCTGCTGCGCGACCTTCTCGCGGATCTGCTGCGCAGTCGACTGGGCCTGCGCGGCGGCGATCTCGGTCTCCACGTCGGGCGCGCACTCGTAGCACAGGTTCCGCGCTTCGTTCCAGCAGGTGGCCTTGCACACCCAGTGGGCGCACTTCGGGCACTGCCGGAAATGTGGCTTCGTCTCCTCGACCGAGTCACGGAACGCCTTGTCGTGCGCCGGGCCCTGGATCGCCCGCTCGATTTCGTA of Vicinamibacterales bacterium contains these proteins:
- a CDS encoding zinc ribbon domain-containing protein, with translation MSLIQFTRNHTDHSTDKGYQFEFFCDRCGNGFMSEFKPSAAGYATSFLRAAGDVFGGVFGSASAGSYEIERAIQGPAHDKAFRDSVEETKPHFRQCPKCAHWVCKATCWNEARNLCYECAPDVETEIAAAQAQSTAQQIREKVAQQDLTKDLDLTSDASALCPACGARTEGAKFCPECGKALRPKNECPRCGTKMEARARFCPECGQKAG